In Halictus rubicundus isolate RS-2024b chromosome 5, iyHalRubi1_principal, whole genome shotgun sequence, one genomic interval encodes:
- the LOC143354581 gene encoding uncharacterized protein LOC143354581, which yields MNVSSRRWRTIYAVLCFWVASTKAYTVFVYTPQSRSPTVIDTKQSYVEVEDLTRGSDYQSSRLIPIKAPRVDKHLTTLSLEPEAEMLPAHYTGVKPPGVDHMELRYADTQATKVTPKHQSLRGSNQHGGAGQTSGSSHDVQRQKVASLEKGQKGDHQKEKQKSQYVESGGKKKSHYEEDADSGHEEARAGGKGGNNHQRKKSDYLDSKAGGYRNVYHKDEFKRDHDFYDNDDEGGHSKKHGRYKEKHVAHEGTYEKGASRNAGSDGARTGKKGATKNSRAEQESKGHVAGRGYDGFLKNFHGFAKQASQAEGGKFGFAEPKGR from the coding sequence ATGAACGTCTCGAGCAGAAGATGGAGGACCATTTACGCGGTCCTCTGCTTCTGGGTCGCCTCGACGAAGGCGTACACGGTTTTCGTGTACACGCCGCAGAGCCGGAGCCCAACGGTGATCGACACGAAGCAATCTTACGTAGAAGTCGAGGACCTGACGCGAGGAAGCGACTACCAGTCGTCGAGGCTGATCCCCATCAAGGCGCCGCGCGTCGATAAGCACCTGACAACCCTATCCTTGGAGCCCGAGGCTGAAATGCTGCCGGCTCACTATACCGGCGTGAAGCCGCCCGGCGTGGACCACATGGAGCTGAGGTACGCGGACACCCAGGCCACGAAGGTCAccccgaaacatcaatcgttgaGAGGATCCAATCAACACGGAGGGGCTGGACAGACATCGGGCAGCAGCCACGACGTTCAACGGCAGAAAGTGGCCAGTCTGGAGAAGGGACAGAAGGGCGATCACCAGAAGGAGAAGCAGAAGAGTCAGTACGTCGAGAGCGGTGGGAAGAAGAAGAGCCATTACGAGGAGGACGCCGACTCCGGACACGAGGAGGCAAGGGCTGGTGGAAAAGGCGGAAACAACCATCAGAGGAAGAAGAGCGACTATTTAGACAGCAAGGCCGGTGGCTACCGAAATGTTTATCACAAGGACGAGTTCAAGAGGGACCACGATTTCTACGATAACGACGACGAAGGCGGACACTCGAAGAAGCACGGCCGGTACAAGGAGAAGCATGTCGCGCACGAGGGCACGTACGAGAAGGGGGCGAGCAGGAACGCGGGCTCCGATGGAGCGAGAACCGGGAAGAAGGGAGCGACCAAGAACTCCCGGGCCGAGCAGGAATCCAAAGGTCACGTCGCCGGTCGCGGTTACGATGGATTCTTGAAAAACTTCCACGGATTCGCAAAACAGGCCAGCCAAGCGGAGGGTGGAAAGTTTGGCTTCGCCGAGCCGAAGGGGCGCTAG